One Spiribacter halobius DNA segment encodes these proteins:
- a CDS encoding histone deacetylase family protein has translation MTTWLITHEAGLGHDTGPGHPECPARLEAVLKALEGPAFAALQRHEAEAATPDELRRVHDAAYIEETLAAIPEIGYRHLDGDTVVCPGSAEAALRAAGAVRQAVDAVMGGAARRAFCAVRPPGHHAEPDRAMGFCLFNNIAVGALHARIAHGVQRVAVVDFDVHHGNGTQAMLGGREGFLYVSTHQHPLFPGTGTRRENRPGNLLNIPMPGGTDSAAYREQFHGQVISALMEFDPELLLISAGFDADAHDPLAGMNLDTDDFAWITEELVAVADYCCGGRVVSSLEGGYNLGALGRGVAAHVSGLLR, from the coding sequence ATGACCACCTGGCTGATTACCCATGAGGCAGGCCTCGGCCACGACACCGGGCCCGGCCACCCCGAGTGCCCGGCGCGTCTCGAGGCGGTGCTGAAGGCCCTGGAAGGGCCGGCGTTCGCGGCGCTGCAGCGCCACGAGGCGGAGGCGGCGACGCCGGACGAGCTGCGCCGCGTGCACGATGCCGCCTACATCGAGGAGACCCTCGCCGCCATCCCGGAGATCGGCTACCGCCATCTGGACGGCGACACCGTGGTCTGCCCCGGCTCGGCGGAGGCCGCGCTGCGCGCCGCCGGTGCCGTGCGCCAGGCGGTGGACGCGGTCATGGGCGGGGCGGCGCGGCGCGCCTTCTGCGCGGTGCGGCCGCCTGGCCATCACGCCGAGCCCGACCGGGCCATGGGCTTCTGCCTGTTCAACAACATCGCCGTCGGCGCGCTGCACGCCCGCATCGCCCACGGCGTACAGCGAGTTGCCGTGGTGGACTTCGACGTCCATCACGGCAACGGCACCCAGGCCATGCTCGGCGGGCGCGAGGGTTTCCTCTACGTCTCCACCCACCAGCATCCGCTGTTTCCCGGCACCGGCACACGCCGCGAGAACCGGCCCGGCAACCTGCTCAACATCCCCATGCCCGGCGGCACCGACTCCGCAGCCTACCGCGAGCAGTTCCACGGGCAGGTCATCAGCGCGCTGATGGAATTCGACCCGGAGCTGCTGCTCATCTCTGCGGGGTTTGACGCGGACGCGCACGATCCGCTGGCCGGCATGAACCTGGACACGGACGACTTCGCCTGGATCACCGAGGAGCTGGTCGCCGTCGCCGACTACTGCTGCGGTGGGAGGGTGGTGTCCAGTCTCGAGGGCGGCTACAACCTGGGCGCCCTCGGCCGGGGGGTCGCGGCGCATGTCTCCGGGCTGCTGCGCTGA
- a CDS encoding DUF4426 domain-containing protein yields the protein MPPLRLLFGLTLMFLALPAAAQQADRFGDYEVHYNAMPTRLLNAEVAASYNILRSRTRGLLMLTVMRGGDAVPARIEALARDADDRLQEVDMREVRQSAWVSYIGTFPVEDEQALRFEVEVTPEGGEAGPFRIGFRQRFFAGE from the coding sequence ATGCCCCCGCTGCGCCTGCTGTTTGGCCTGACGCTCATGTTCCTCGCCCTGCCGGCAGCCGCCCAGCAGGCGGACCGCTTCGGCGACTACGAGGTCCACTACAACGCCATGCCCACGCGCCTGCTCAATGCCGAGGTGGCGGCGTCCTACAACATCCTCCGCAGCCGCACCCGCGGCCTGCTGATGCTCACGGTCATGCGCGGCGGCGATGCCGTGCCCGCCCGCATCGAGGCGCTCGCCCGGGACGCCGACGACCGGTTGCAGGAGGTGGACATGCGCGAGGTACGCCAGTCCGCGTGGGTCTCCTACATCGGCACTTTCCCGGTGGAAGACGAGCAGGCGCTGCGCTTCGAGGTGGAGGTTACCCCCGAGGGCGGCGAGGCCGGCCCGTTCCGCATCGGCTTCCGCCAGCGGTTCTTCGCCGGCGAGTGA
- the metW gene encoding methionine biosynthesis protein MetW, with the protein MTGLRRDLQIVADWIGSGSRVLDLGCGDGHLLRHLYESRNVTGYGLEIDPEQISESVANGVNVIQTDLDQGLSDFEAEAFDHVVMTQTLQAVQRPDRLLLEMLRVGREGIVTFPNFAYWRLRYYLAILGRMPMSGALAYAWYETPNIHLCTIHDFEELCRELGIRIIERRVLSHELKPPRLGGLLPNLLAEVALYRFRRA; encoded by the coding sequence GTGACCGGGCTGCGCCGGGACCTGCAGATCGTCGCCGACTGGATCGGCAGCGGCAGCCGCGTGCTCGACCTCGGCTGCGGCGACGGCCATCTGCTGCGCCATCTCTACGAGAGCCGCAATGTGACCGGGTACGGGCTGGAGATCGATCCGGAGCAGATCAGCGAGAGCGTCGCCAACGGCGTCAATGTCATCCAGACGGACCTGGACCAGGGCCTGTCCGACTTCGAGGCCGAGGCCTTCGATCATGTGGTGATGACCCAGACCCTGCAGGCCGTACAGCGCCCGGACCGTCTGCTGCTGGAGATGCTCCGGGTGGGGCGCGAGGGCATCGTCACCTTCCCCAACTTCGCCTACTGGCGGCTGCGCTACTACCTGGCGATCCTCGGCCGCATGCCCATGAGCGGCGCCCTCGCCTACGCCTGGTACGAGACGCCCAACATCCACCTGTGCACCATCCACGACTTCGAGGAGCTGTGCCGGGAGCTCGGCATCCGCATCATCGAGCGCCGCGTGCTCTCCCACGAGCTCAAGCCGCCACGGCTCGGCGGGCTGCTGCCGAACCTGCTGGCGGAAGTGGCTCTGTACCGCTTCCGCCGCGCCTGA
- the metX gene encoding homoserine O-succinyltransferase MetX: MPATYPADSVGLVEPQRAVFPAPLALECGRTLSGFELVYETYGTLNAAASNAVLVCHALSGTHHAAGYHSPDDRKPGWWEACIGPGKPLDTDRFFVVCCNNLGGCHGSTGPTSTNPQTGEPYGPDFPMVTVRDWVASQARLADHLGIERWAAVVGGSLGGMQALQWAMDLPDRIAHAVAIAAAPRLSAQNIAFNEVARQAIRSDPEFHDGRYQSRGVIPRRGLMLARMLGHITYLSEAAMREKFGRELRRGKDDYDFHYEVEFEVESYLRYQGESFVERFDANTYLLMTKALDYFDPAAAHGGSLARALASATARFLVLSFTSDWRFPPSRSREIVRALLETYKPVTYGEIEADHGHDAFLMPVPQYLQVFRTYMQRVAAEVAA, translated from the coding sequence ATGCCCGCAACCTACCCTGCCGACTCCGTCGGGCTCGTCGAGCCGCAGCGCGCCGTGTTTCCGGCGCCGCTGGCGCTGGAGTGCGGGCGGACGCTGTCGGGGTTCGAGCTGGTCTATGAGACCTACGGCACGCTGAACGCGGCGGCGAGCAACGCCGTGCTGGTCTGCCACGCGCTCTCCGGGACGCACCACGCGGCGGGCTACCACAGCCCCGACGACCGCAAGCCGGGCTGGTGGGAGGCCTGCATCGGCCCGGGCAAGCCACTGGATACGGATCGCTTCTTCGTCGTCTGCTGCAACAACCTCGGCGGCTGCCACGGCTCCACCGGCCCCACCAGCACCAATCCGCAGACCGGCGAGCCCTACGGGCCCGACTTCCCCATGGTCACGGTGCGGGACTGGGTGGCGAGCCAGGCGCGACTCGCGGACCATCTCGGCATCGAGCGCTGGGCGGCGGTCGTCGGCGGCAGCCTCGGCGGCATGCAGGCGCTGCAGTGGGCCATGGATCTGCCGGACCGGATCGCCCATGCGGTTGCCATCGCTGCTGCCCCACGGCTCTCGGCGCAGAACATCGCCTTCAACGAGGTCGCCCGCCAGGCCATCCGCTCCGACCCGGAGTTCCACGACGGCCGCTACCAGTCCCGGGGCGTGATCCCGCGGCGCGGGCTGATGCTCGCGCGCATGCTCGGCCACATCACCTACCTCTCCGAGGCCGCCATGCGGGAGAAATTCGGCCGCGAGCTGCGCCGGGGCAAGGACGACTACGACTTCCACTACGAGGTGGAGTTCGAGGTGGAGAGCTACCTGCGCTATCAGGGCGAGTCCTTCGTCGAGCGCTTTGACGCCAACACCTACCTGCTGATGACCAAGGCGCTGGACTACTTCGACCCGGCGGCGGCCCACGGCGGCAGTCTGGCCCGGGCGCTGGCCAGCGCCACGGCGCGCTTCCTGGTGCTCTCCTTCACCAGTGATTGGCGCTTCCCGCCCTCCCGTTCCCGGGAGATCGTGCGCGCGCTGCTGGAGACCTACAAGCCGGTGACCTACGGCGAGATCGAGGCGGACCACGGGCATGACGCCTTCCTGATGCCGGTGCCGCAGTACCTGCAGGTGTTCCGCACCTACATGCAGCGGGTGGCCGCGGAGGTGGCAGCGTGA
- a CDS encoding YggT family protein, which yields MGPGYLSSPLAFLIETLFSLYIMAVMLRFLLQWARADFYNPVSQFLVRITQAPLRPLRRLIPGWGGIDLSALVLMILLQMLALALLMMVAGVTPRPDYLILRTPAELIELLLNVYLVAIIVRAILSWVNPDGYNPAATVLISLTEPVLRPFRQVIPMPGGIDLSPLAALLAIQVVKMLVMPPLDRVAPPLMM from the coding sequence ATGGGTCCGGGATACCTCAGCAGCCCGCTCGCGTTCCTGATCGAGACGCTGTTCAGCCTCTACATCATGGCGGTGATGCTGCGCTTCCTGCTGCAGTGGGCGCGGGCGGACTTCTACAATCCGGTCTCGCAGTTCCTGGTGCGCATCACCCAGGCGCCCCTGCGCCCGCTGCGGCGTCTCATCCCCGGCTGGGGCGGCATCGACCTCTCCGCGCTGGTGCTGATGATCCTGCTGCAGATGCTGGCGCTGGCCCTGCTGATGATGGTGGCCGGGGTGACGCCCCGCCCGGACTACCTGATCCTGCGCACGCCGGCGGAGCTGATCGAGCTGCTGCTGAACGTCTATCTCGTCGCCATCATCGTGCGCGCCATCCTCTCCTGGGTGAACCCGGACGGCTACAACCCCGCGGCAACGGTCCTCATCAGCCTCACCGAACCGGTGCTGCGTCCGTTCCGCCAGGTCATCCCCATGCCCGGCGGCATCGACCTCTCCCCCCTGGCGGCGCTGCTCGCGATCCAGGTGGTGAAGATGCTGGTGATGCCGCCGCTGGATCGTGTGGCGCCACCCCTGATGATGTAG
- the proC gene encoding pyrroline-5-carboxylate reductase has protein sequence MSEKIIAFIGGGNMARSLIGGLVADGYPADRIRVADPHAERRGQLADRFGITALEDNAEAARGADAVVLAVKPQVVKQVAEPLGGILREAGALVISIAAGVREADLSRWLGGGVAVVRTMPNTPSLVQTGATALYANERVSADQRDLAESLLRAVGITQWLEDEALMDAVTAVSGSGPAYFFLLMEAMEDAGAELGLPRQTARLLTLETALGAARMALESEEEPAKLRQRVTSPGGTTEAATRVLEEGGLPELYRRALRTAAERAGELGDMLGEQ, from the coding sequence GTGAGCGAGAAGATCATCGCCTTCATCGGCGGCGGCAACATGGCCCGCAGCCTCATCGGCGGCCTGGTGGCGGACGGCTACCCCGCCGACCGCATCCGCGTCGCCGACCCGCACGCCGAGCGCCGCGGCCAGCTCGCCGACCGCTTCGGCATCACCGCCCTGGAAGACAACGCCGAGGCCGCCCGCGGCGCCGATGCCGTCGTCCTCGCCGTCAAGCCGCAGGTGGTCAAGCAGGTGGCCGAGCCCCTCGGCGGCATCCTGCGCGAGGCCGGGGCACTGGTGATCTCCATCGCCGCCGGCGTGCGCGAGGCGGACCTGAGCCGCTGGCTCGGCGGCGGCGTGGCGGTGGTGCGCACCATGCCGAACACGCCGTCGCTGGTGCAGACGGGCGCCACCGCGCTCTACGCCAACGAGCGCGTCAGCGCGGACCAGCGGGATCTCGCCGAGTCGCTGCTGCGTGCGGTGGGCATCACCCAGTGGCTCGAGGACGAGGCGCTGATGGACGCGGTGACCGCGGTCTCGGGCAGCGGCCCGGCCTATTTCTTCCTGCTCATGGAGGCGATGGAGGATGCCGGCGCGGAGCTTGGCCTGCCCCGGCAGACCGCCCGCCTGCTGACGCTGGAAACGGCCCTGGGGGCGGCACGCATGGCGCTGGAGAGCGAGGAGGAGCCGGCGAAGCTGCGCCAGCGCGTCACCTCGCCGGGCGGCACCACGGAGGCCGCCACCAGGGTGCTCGAGGAGGGCGGGCTGCCCGAGCTCTACCGCCGTGCCCTGCGCACCGCCGCCGAGCGCGCGGGCGAACTCGGCGACATGCTCGGAGAGCAGTAG
- a CDS encoding YggS family pyridoxal phosphate-dependent enzyme, translating to MNAIAARLDAVRERIRQAETRFGREPGSVALLAISKRHPPEALREALAAGQHAFGENYLQEALDKREALAGYPVEWHFVGPLQSNKTKPAAECFDWIHTLDRPKIARRLSEQRPEDRPPLNCCIQVNVSGEASKSGVTPADVEALAETVAALPGLRLRGLMTLPAPAAGLEAQRQPLRALRECLEALNARGYGLDTLSMGMSDDLEAAVAEGATIVRIGTAVFGPRPPG from the coding sequence ATGAACGCCATCGCCGCGCGGCTCGACGCCGTCCGCGAGCGCATCCGCCAGGCGGAGACGCGCTTTGGCCGCGAGCCCGGCAGCGTCGCGCTGCTCGCCATCAGCAAGCGCCACCCGCCGGAAGCGCTGCGCGAGGCGCTGGCGGCCGGACAGCACGCCTTCGGCGAGAACTACCTGCAGGAGGCTCTCGACAAGCGCGAGGCGCTCGCCGGCTACCCCGTCGAGTGGCATTTCGTCGGTCCCCTGCAATCCAATAAAACAAAGCCGGCGGCAGAGTGCTTTGACTGGATTCACACTCTGGATCGACCGAAAATCGCGCGCCGGCTGTCCGAGCAGCGCCCGGAGGACCGCCCGCCGCTGAACTGCTGCATCCAGGTCAACGTCAGTGGCGAGGCGAGCAAGTCCGGAGTCACGCCGGCGGACGTCGAGGCGCTGGCCGAAACCGTGGCGGCGCTGCCGGGCCTGCGCCTCCGCGGACTGATGACGCTGCCCGCGCCGGCGGCCGGGCTCGAGGCGCAGCGCCAGCCGCTGCGGGCTCTGCGCGAGTGTCTCGAGGCGCTCAACGCCCGCGGCTACGGGCTCGACACGCTGTCCATGGGCATGAGCGACGACCTGGAAGCCGCCGTGGCCGAGGGCGCCACCATCGTTCGCATCGGCACCGCGGTCTTCGGCCCGCGCCCGCCGGGCTGA